The Nitrospirota bacterium sequence ACTGCATGCCGAAAGAGACGGCCCGCCGCATCATCCTGAACCATCCGAAAGACCATATTCTGTTTGGTTCGGATTCGCCCTGGGCTGATCAGGGCAAGGCAATTGAGCTTTTGAAGAGTCTCGAACTCGGGCAGGAGATGGAGGATCGAATCCTCCGGGGAAACGCATTAAGACTGCTTGAAACTGCCTGACACAATATTCACGGGGAGATGGCGCAGCTTGCAACCGGTCCCGTGAAGCAAAGCGCTATGCCATGATTTCATCTGTTGGCAAGATTTGCTTCACGTGCCGTATCGTAAGAATAGATATCAGCTTTTCTTCTGTCCGGCAAATAATTCTGTAATTGCCGTACAGCAATTCTTTTATTTTCGGGTTATTGATTTCCGGAACTGTTCGACCGCTTTCGGGAAACG is a genomic window containing:
- a CDS encoding type II toxin-antitoxin system RelE/ParE family toxin, which translates into the protein MKVVWSPLAIDRAGEIAEYIAQDNRSAAESWIETVFAKVEQLQSFPESGRTVPEINNPKIKELLYGNYRIICRTEEKLISILTIRHVKQILPTDEIMA